The nucleotide sequence AGCTTGCAGTAAGCAGGGATTGCACAACTAGAGGAGAGACCGCATGTCACACATCGCCTTCATCGGCCTGGGCAATATGGGTGGGCCGATGGCGCTCAATCTGGTGGCCAAGGGTTTTAGCGTCGCCGCTTTTGATTTGTCCGCCGACGCGCTGGCCAGGCTGCAAGCAGCCGGTGCCCGTGCCGCCAGCAGCGCCCTGGACGCAGTGCAAGGGGCCAGCGTGGTGATTTCCATGCTGCCGGCCGGCAAGCATGTGCAGGCGCTGTATCTGGGCGAGCAAGGACTGTTTGCCAAGCTGCCCGCCGCTACGCTGGTGATCGACTGCAGCACCATTTCCGCCAGCGATGCGCGCAAAGTAGCCGATGCTGCCAGCGCGGCCGGCCTGCGCATGCTGGATGCGCCGGTATCCGGCGGCACGGCAGGTGCTGCGGCCGGCACCCTTACCTTCATCGTCGGTGGTGCCGAGGCCGATCTGACAGAAGCCCGACCACTGCTGGAGGCCATGGGCAAGAACATCTTCCACGCCGGTGGCAACGGTGCCGGCCAAACCGCCAAGATCTGCAACAACATGCTGCTGGGCATCCTGATGGCGGGCACCGCCGAAGCGCTGGCGCTGGGGGTGAAAAACGGGCTGGACCCGGCCGTGCTGTCCGACATCATGCGCAACAGCTCTGGCCGCAACTGGGCGCTGGAACTGTACAACCCCTGGCCGGGGGTGATGGAAAGCGCACCGGCCAGCCGTGGCTATAGCGGCGGCTTCATGACCGCGCTGATGCTCAAGGACCTGGGCCTAGCCGAAGCGACCGCGCTGGACAGCCACGCCGCCACGCCCATGGGCGCTCTGGCGCGCAATCTGTATGAAAGCCATGCGGCTGAGGGCAAGGGTCAGCTGGATTTTTCCAGCATCCTGCAGCACTTCTACCATCAGGATTGAAACACCCCACGCTGACATCAGCCCGGCCCATGCGCCGGGCTTTTTCATGCCTGCGCTACACGCATCAGGGCCATTCGGCCTGTTGCAGCAAAATGGTGGAAACCTCGCAAACGGCAGGCAGTCCAACGGCCTTCATGACGACGTATTCAACCGCTCAGGAAACCAGCCATGAACACCAGAAAACTACTTACCACCGCCCTGCTGCTGGCCGCTGCCAGCCAGGCATCCAGCGCCGCCGGCGTGCTGAATGTCTACAACTGGTCCGACTACATTGC is from Aquitalea aquatilis and encodes:
- the mmsB gene encoding 3-hydroxyisobutyrate dehydrogenase, with the translated sequence MSHIAFIGLGNMGGPMALNLVAKGFSVAAFDLSADALARLQAAGARAASSALDAVQGASVVISMLPAGKHVQALYLGEQGLFAKLPAATLVIDCSTISASDARKVADAASAAGLRMLDAPVSGGTAGAAAGTLTFIVGGAEADLTEARPLLEAMGKNIFHAGGNGAGQTAKICNNMLLGILMAGTAEALALGVKNGLDPAVLSDIMRNSSGRNWALELYNPWPGVMESAPASRGYSGGFMTALMLKDLGLAEATALDSHAATPMGALARNLYESHAAEGKGQLDFSSILQHFYHQD